The following coding sequences are from one Candidatus Ozemobacteraceae bacterium window:
- a CDS encoding ABC transporter ATP-binding protein has product MNQNEPAISLTGIGKHYGDFEALKPTSLDIMPGEFFGFLGPNGAGKTTMIRIITGIIIPTCGSVRISGHDVAKDPDAAKRRIGYIPDRPYLYEKLTPLEYFEFVAGLYTLTDDLWKQRSEELLKLFKLWEWRNELIESFSHGMKQKVAMCSAFLHDPDIIIVDEPMVGLDPKSVRLVKDIFKEQVKKGKTIFLTTHTLSVAQDLCSRIGIINRGSVIALGTLEALRIQSGSDTSDLESVFLKLTEEEAEEAMSHHPTPA; this is encoded by the coding sequence ATGAACCAGAATGAACCCGCCATCTCCCTGACCGGCATCGGCAAGCATTACGGCGATTTCGAGGCGCTGAAGCCGACGTCGCTCGACATCATGCCCGGCGAATTTTTCGGTTTTCTCGGCCCCAACGGCGCCGGCAAGACGACGATGATCCGCATCATCACGGGCATCATCATCCCCACCTGCGGCTCGGTGCGCATCTCCGGCCACGACGTGGCGAAAGACCCGGACGCGGCGAAACGGCGCATCGGATATATTCCCGACCGGCCGTATCTCTACGAGAAGCTGACGCCGCTCGAGTATTTCGAGTTCGTCGCCGGCCTGTACACTCTCACCGATGACCTGTGGAAGCAGCGCAGCGAGGAGCTGCTGAAGCTGTTCAAGCTCTGGGAATGGCGAAACGAGCTGATCGAAAGCTTCTCTCACGGCATGAAACAGAAGGTCGCGATGTGCTCGGCGTTCCTGCACGACCCCGACATCATCATCGTCGACGAACCGATGGTCGGCCTCGATCCCAAGAGCGTCAGACTGGTGAAGGACATCTTCAAGGAGCAGGTGAAGAAGGGCAAGACGATCTTTCTCACCACGCACACGCTGTCCGTCGCGCAGGATCTCTGCTCGCGGATCGGGATCATCAACCGCGGGAGCGTGATCGCGCTCGGCACGCTCGAGGCGCTGCGCATCCAGTCCGGCTCCGACACTTCCGATCTCGAATCGGTGTTCCTCAAGCTGACCGAGGAAGAGGCCGAGGAAGCGAT